In a genomic window of Acropora muricata isolate sample 2 chromosome 2, ASM3666990v1, whole genome shotgun sequence:
- the LOC136908863 gene encoding uncharacterized protein, producing the protein MESGKIPMRGKMKDAEAEALLKLLRQEQEINDRLSAPKIHRRLPLPAIGTSGSEKPQQTNIYKRTDQTLEYFGEEFRRENELPSDTNFFWTTAQDIDTNNNSRFSLYTKNIYVPSFSWREPAVDVSCSKFNRYPSNCKSNGRSLPPLEIPASSSCNLIERPSCPNSESPKFWDE; encoded by the coding sequence ATGGAGAGTGGGAAAATTCCAATGCGTGGGAAAATGAAAGACGCTGAGGCCGAAGCTTTGTTGAAGTTACTTCGCCAGGAGCAAGAGATTAACGATCGCTTATCAGCTCCGAAAATTCATCGGAGACTTCCTTTACCGGCCATAGGAACAAGCGGCAGTGAGAAACCACAACAAACAAATATCTACAAGAGAACTGACCAAACGCTTGAATACTTTGGCGAAGAGTTCCGACGCGAAAATGAGTTACCAAGCGACACAAACTTTTTTTGGACAACTGCACAAGACATTGATACGAACAACAATAGCCGTTTCTCCTTGTATACGAAAAACATCTATGTTCCATCCTTCTCGTGGAGAGAACCCGCAGTAGATGTTTCCTGTTCTAAGTTCAATCGATATCCAAGCAATTGCAAATCAAACGGCCGATCACTACCTCCGCTTGAAATTCCCGCATCGTCTAGTTGCAATCTCATTGAACGACCCTCTTGTCCCAACTCGGAATCGCCGAAATTTTGGGATGAATGA
- the LOC136908862 gene encoding uncharacterized protein produces MVRVPQRTMENTADNLRRFPPRSKFNDEESTGVLRLMVEQERLLKKPINPVLNITSDKLKRLPPLGETSHDMRNAALDNSGFESQRINRRADSNEDIVLSRPTLLKGALGRPKIPEIYSTPKMARSRERERPRASYGRHTENHGRHKLNTEVIAREESIEEYNSSLTGKEIVGERPSNPTPFQDSKSAATNQESELRTANSDRFEYESEDDLMHVEQKEEKYASYIN; encoded by the coding sequence atGGTGAGGGTTCCACAACGAACCATGGAAAACACAGCTGACAATTTGCGGCGGTTTCCACCGAGAAGTAAATTTAACGATGAAGAATCGACAGGAGTTCTGCGGTTGATGGTGGAACAGGAACGTCTCCTAAAAAAACCCATTAACCCAGTGTTGAATATCACGAGCGACAAACTGAAGCGCCTTCCACCACTCGGCGAAACATCGCACGACATGCGGAATGCAGCTCTCGACAATTCCGGTTTTGAATCGCAACGGATTAATCGAAGGGCGGATTCAAACGAGGATATTGTCCTCAGCAGGCCAACACTTTTGAAAGGTGCGCTCGGGAGGCCAAAGATTCCAGAGATTTACAGTACGCCAAAAATGGCACGGTCGCGGGAACGGGAAAGGCCACGCGCCTCCTACGGGCGACACACAGAGAATCACGGAAGACACAAACTGAACACTGAGGTGATTGCTAGGGAAGAAAGCATCGAGGAATACAATAGCAGTTTAACAGGCAAGGAAATTGTAGGGGAGAGACCGTCAAATCCTACGCCATTTCAAGACTCTAAAAGCGCGGCGACGAACCAGGAATCCGAGTTAAGAACTGCAAACAGCGATAGATTTGAGTACGAGAGTGAAGATGATTTAATGCACGTTgaacaaaaagaggaaaagtaTGCCTCGTACATCAATTGA
- the LOC136908854 gene encoding uncharacterized protein, with the protein MMTSHGQRTKETEALSNKQDHNLLKCDADSLRNVAQRLSLTGDKIANKGLKKMVIADMLHPTSQHNIFTREEENDLLVAAKPVEKSLRKAVKNSERKTKCNPGRKKLATRWKFNGAERDQAAVTVTCLSSISCRSDTTKKGIEQTKKISPKESTKHRSQGEKCHKESARNVYSRHANDAQNNTRGIPELDSIENGDCTSSNYSTGLDFESNSSDFGRMNLKRCCQGSKHIISTNLPGENGSISGTQTPQEDISSNDRKVLDSLTDKQLKQSLKNIMKRRKSSVRFVRCESGSEVISIGETISENSNEPNKFAENGGAQNIYSNRGMPSVTTRRIPEIPQLSSSARTQLSGRFGLSEDDFWQTQWRCRSSPSHGRLSSWRKHDLKTGEERVIRPTLTKGYVPNLANKKDSSKRLTISSPTFATQKQQGSCLTEENIIREFLLTYAKVSTESIHDQVHSPVGMISQAPELVIKSAIGQFLTSTPVPHGKIVNGNEPKVESKMECLEEHQRCKLLRIKLCMKHLAALA; encoded by the coding sequence ATGATGACTTCGCATGGACAAAGAACGAAGGAAACAGAGGCTCTTTCAAACAAGCAAGACCATAATCTTCTAAAATGCGATGCTGATAGTTTGAGAAATGTCGCTCAACGACTCAGTTTAACCGGTGATAAAATAGCGAATAAAGGGTTGAAAAAGATGGTGATCGCAGATATGCTTCATCCGACCAGCCAACACAATATCTTTACGCGTGAAGAAGAAAACGATTTACTTGTTGCTGCCAAACCAGTGGAAAAAAGTTTGCGAAAGGCAGTGAAAAACAGCGAACGCAAGACAAAGTGTAACCCAGGAAGGAAGAAGCTAGCAACAAGATGGAAATTTAATGGTGCGGAACGCGATCAAGCTGCGGTTACTGTGACGTGTTTATCCAGCATATCTTGTCGTTCTGACACTACAAAGAAGGGaattgaacaaacaaaaaagatctCCCCAAAGGAAAGCACAAAACACCGTTCGCAAGGGGAAAAATGCCACAAGGAAAGTGCACGAAATGTTTATAGTCGACATGCAAACGACGCACAAAACAACACAAGAGGAATACCTGAACTCGATAGTATCGAAAATGGCGACTGCACTTCATCGAATTATTCTACAGGACTTGACTTTGAATCGAATTCAAGTGACTTTGGAAGAATGAATTTGAAACGCTGTTGTCAAGGAAGTAAACACATTATTTCCACTAATCTGCCGGGCGAAAATGGCTCAATAAGCGGTACCCAAACGCCTCAAGAAGACATATCATCTAACGATAGAAAAGTCTTAGATAGTCTGACGGACAAGCAGTTGAAGCAGTCGTTGAAAAATATCATGAAGCGACGTAAAAGTAGTGTGCGATTTGTTCGCTGTGAATCGGGAAGTGAAGTGATTAGTATCGGAGAAACAATCAGCGAAAATTCCAATGAGCCAAACAAATTCGCTGAAAATGGTGGTGCCCAGAACATTTACTCTAATCGAGGTATGCCATCGGTAACCACACGAAGGATCCCGGAAATTCCACAGTTATCGTCGAGCGCACGGACACAATTATCGGGAAGATTCGGACTGTCCGAAGATGACTTCTGGCAAACACAATGGCGCTGTCGGAGTTCTCCATCTCATGGACGATTAAGCAGTTGGAGAAAACATGACCTCAAAACGGGGGAGGAAAGGGTCATTCGCCCCACCCTTACAAAGGGTTACGTACCAAACTTAGCAAACAAAAAGGACTCTAGCAAACGACTCACGATTTCGTCTCCCACCTTTGCAACGCAAAAACAGCAGGGTAGCTGTTTAACAGAGGAAAATATAATCCGTGAATTTCTTCTCACGTATGCAAAGGTATCCACAGAAAGCATACACGATCAAGTCCACAGTCCCGTGGGGATGATCAGCCAGGCACCCGAGCTGGTCATAAAGAGTGCGATTGGTCAGTTCCTTACAAGTACTCCAGTTCCGCACGGAAAAATTGTGAATGGGAATGAACCTAAAGTTGAGTCGAAAATGGAATGCCTTGAGGAGCATCAGCGCTGCAAATTACTAAGAATAAAGCTTTGCATGAAACATTTGGCGGCTCTTGCCTAG